The following are from one region of the Trichocoleus sp. genome:
- a CDS encoding NB-ARC domain-containing protein, which produces MCYHQVDRPEFNFNMVEDTFVEAAGEWDLDRLYADLGEVKRVFSNSNRRIVALTDVEKACLRGLLCGYSPTEIANTLKRDITGLRVDLSRGMYEYIEILIEQRPRNWQQVSFLLQKAGYRLNSTQAKQTSPLSSIRQDFGEMIDVSQFYGRSIDLDHLQTWIVNQACRAVAITGMGGIGKTTLAAKFLQDGLVAASPFAKVGWSGIIWRSLRYAPPVTETLTELIQFVTQSSESPSGNLDQQISYLLSHLRQQRFLIVLDDWENVLQEGKLAGYCAQEHQGYGRLLQRLAAEHHKSCLLLISREQPIELSSCLGGSSPVHLLKLKGLKLPDAQALLIEQGFPPEEPSLPELIEVHRGNPAALKLTAITIQDLFDGKIPHFLAQTSLILGDVLLNLLEQQLTRLSTIEQTVIFWLAIAGRAVSITALKTDFAAEDRSDLLSALESLRRRSLIEKTVRIPIGDIPDLRTKETLFALEPVVMKYVVQQLIDRACQSIDQVIQTKSIAQLGILRSHRLVAAPDADEINFYQSQRILHRIGDRLNKTLEGDVEQVKLNLQAVLTWIQEQNSHSVGYAEMNVMELLKIISTT; this is translated from the coding sequence ATGTGTTACCACCAAGTCGATCGTCCCGAATTCAATTTCAATATGGTAGAGGATACATTTGTTGAAGCGGCTGGGGAATGGGATTTGGACAGACTCTATGCCGACTTGGGAGAGGTTAAGCGAGTTTTTAGTAACAGCAATCGCCGGATTGTTGCATTAACTGATGTTGAGAAAGCTTGTTTACGGGGGCTGCTCTGCGGCTATAGTCCCACTGAGATCGCCAATACCTTGAAACGCGACATTACGGGGCTGCGGGTGGACTTGTCCAGAGGTATGTATGAATATATCGAAATTTTAATTGAGCAACGTCCGCGCAACTGGCAGCAAGTCTCTTTTCTCCTGCAAAAAGCAGGCTATCGACTGAATTCAACCCAAGCAAAACAAACCTCGCCTCTCTCTTCAATCCGACAGGATTTTGGCGAGATGATTGACGTATCCCAGTTTTATGGACGATCGATCGATCTGGATCATTTGCAGACCTGGATAGTGAATCAGGCTTGTCGGGCTGTCGCAATTACAGGCATGGGCGGCATTGGTAAAACGACATTAGCGGCGAAGTTTCTTCAGGATGGATTGGTGGCAGCTTCCCCGTTTGCCAAAGTAGGTTGGAGCGGCATCATTTGGCGATCGCTCCGCTATGCTCCACCCGTTACCGAAACCCTGACTGAGCTGATTCAATTTGTGACCCAGAGCAGTGAATCCCCTTCTGGCAATCTCGACCAGCAAATTTCCTATCTTTTAAGTCATCTGCGACAACAGCGATTTCTGATTGTTCTAGACGATTGGGAAAACGTTTTGCAAGAAGGCAAATTAGCAGGCTATTGCGCTCAGGAACATCAGGGCTATGGCAGGCTGTTGCAGCGCCTCGCGGCAGAGCATCACAAAAGCTGCTTGCTGTTGATCAGTCGAGAACAACCGATCGAACTCAGCTCTTGTCTGGGCGGCAGTTCGCCTGTACATTTGCTGAAGCTGAAGGGGCTAAAATTGCCAGATGCTCAAGCCTTGCTGATTGAACAAGGATTTCCGCCAGAGGAACCCAGCCTGCCAGAACTAATCGAAGTCCATCGAGGCAATCCGGCAGCTCTGAAGCTAACTGCGATCACGATCCAAGATTTATTCGACGGCAAAATACCCCATTTTCTGGCTCAAACCTCGCTGATCTTAGGAGATGTCCTGCTGAATTTGCTCGAACAGCAACTAACGCGCCTCTCGACGATCGAACAGACTGTGATTTTCTGGTTGGCGATTGCCGGACGTGCCGTGTCAATTACGGCTCTGAAAACTGACTTTGCTGCCGAGGATCGATCGGATCTGCTCTCTGCACTGGAATCGCTGCGAAGACGATCGCTGATTGAAAAAACGGTGCGAATTCCGATCGGGGATATTCCAGACTTGCGAACGAAAGAGACTTTGTTTGCGCTGGAACCTGTGGTGATGAAGTATGTCGTGCAGCAGTTGATCGATCGGGCTTGTCAGTCGATTGATCAGGTGATCCAGACAAAATCGATCGCGCAGTTGGGTATTTTGCGAAGTCATCGGCTGGTTGCTGCTCCAGATGCAGACGAAATTAATTTTTATCAATCGCAGCGAATTCTGCACCGCATTGGCGATCGGCTGAACAAAACGCTAGAGGGTGATGTGGAACAGGTGAAGCTTAACTTGCAAGCAGTTTTAACCTGGATACAAGAACAAAATTCTCATTCTGTTGGTTATGCGGAAATGAACGTAATGGAATTGTTAAAAATAATTAGCACTACCTGA
- a CDS encoding glycine-rich domain-containing protein-like, which translates to MPSVSQVLSTEFRFFLVRVRLLNLSPIAYHLMYASTGPEWTSEQTTKAITRYLAFQYLIHQYPHLCLIPTFEICQVWQSHLFDKQKYTEDCQHLFGSCIFPSAEQEGDRPDHLRATILTQVLFRKHFGRSLVTES; encoded by the coding sequence ATGCCCTCAGTGTCTCAAGTTTTATCAACTGAGTTTCGGTTTTTTCTCGTTCGAGTTCGATTACTGAATCTCAGTCCAATTGCCTATCATCTGATGTATGCGTCAACGGGTCCAGAATGGACATCTGAGCAGACGACAAAAGCAATTACTCGCTATCTTGCGTTTCAATATCTCATCCATCAATATCCTCACCTTTGCCTTATTCCAACTTTTGAAATTTGTCAGGTCTGGCAGTCCCATCTTTTCGACAAACAAAAATATACCGAGGACTGCCAACATTTATTTGGGTCTTGTATCTTTCCTTCAGCCGAGCAGGAGGGCGATCGACCCGATCATCTCCGTGCCACAATTCTGACCCAGGTGCTTTTTCGGAAGCATTTCGGGCGTAGCCTCGTGACAGAATCATAG
- a CDS encoding DUF4394 domain-containing protein: MAQDSGYKFSEAVKVKLDQGKLKLKGSISAPGEFDVYQFKLNRRSKFDCSLNLNAKDVEFTLFDRQGNQVAVSDNSSGDDNSNFVLNRSTRSTLLSIQKTLKAGLYFLGIRSLAQDTETQTTAIDYSCNSSTIELPGQTYKEALKINSNKNKLKGTYSYSGSLSSDNPVGFYQFDLTQQSSFTSFLNSLGNNVAIELYDSNQQRVTVSGSNLQLLDAGKYFVKLKLKAKGESIDYKLKLKFDAVPIDFSGNSLNEARVVSASPSVSVFKDYVGLLDSDDYYKVNVASPSSLNLVLDGLSADANLQVMDQSGAVVGSSNNTGTAKDLLNLSVKGGTYYVRVTAGTNASTNYNLSFTSAPLKLFGLASDGTNVVAFNPDRPTDTVKLGITGLTAGETLKAIDFQTSTGDLFGLSSANKLYKIDVATGAATTMTLLTSTTTTGTTSTTTTTSPLTLTGTVTGFDFDPSSGKIRVVTDADENRTLTPVAGSTNTFTVATDTTLAYATGDVNAAQNPNVTALAYNNNFRSSTSTTPYGIDTTLDTLVRLAEVTAAVVPAPGNLTTVGALGVDFSASAGFDIFTDSTLSNTAYAVSGSDLYSINLTSGAATKLGAVSVSGASTPLVGIASRV, translated from the coding sequence ATGGCACAAGATTCAGGCTATAAATTTTCTGAGGCAGTTAAAGTTAAGCTCGATCAGGGCAAGCTCAAACTCAAGGGTTCAATCAGCGCTCCAGGTGAGTTTGATGTCTATCAATTTAAGCTCAATCGACGCAGCAAATTTGATTGTTCTCTCAATCTCAATGCTAAAGATGTTGAGTTCACTTTGTTCGATCGCCAGGGCAATCAAGTTGCAGTTTCAGACAATAGCAGCGGCGATGACAACTCAAATTTTGTCCTCAATCGGAGCACCCGTAGCACTCTGCTATCCATTCAGAAGACGCTGAAGGCAGGTCTTTATTTTCTGGGAATTCGATCGCTTGCGCAAGACACTGAAACTCAAACAACAGCGATTGACTATTCCTGTAACTCTTCTACGATCGAGCTACCTGGACAGACCTACAAAGAAGCTCTGAAGATTAATTCCAACAAAAACAAACTCAAGGGAACCTATAGTTACTCTGGTTCTCTCAGCAGTGACAATCCGGTGGGTTTCTATCAGTTCGATCTGACTCAGCAGAGCAGTTTCACTAGCTTCTTGAATAGCCTCGGCAATAATGTCGCGATCGAACTGTATGACAGCAATCAGCAGCGCGTCACGGTTTCTGGCAGCAATCTTCAGCTTTTGGACGCAGGCAAATACTTTGTCAAACTGAAACTGAAGGCAAAAGGCGAGAGCATTGACTATAAACTCAAGCTGAAATTTGATGCAGTGCCGATCGACTTCAGCGGCAACAGTTTGAATGAAGCGCGTGTTGTTTCTGCTAGCCCTAGCGTCAGCGTCTTCAAAGATTATGTAGGTCTGCTGGACTCAGATGACTATTACAAAGTAAATGTTGCATCCCCAAGCAGCCTCAACCTGGTGCTGGATGGTTTATCAGCCGATGCCAATCTCCAGGTTATGGATCAGAGTGGAGCTGTCGTTGGTAGTTCAAACAACACAGGCACCGCGAAAGACCTGCTCAACCTGAGTGTGAAGGGAGGCACGTACTATGTGCGCGTCACCGCTGGCACAAACGCTTCAACCAATTACAACCTCAGCTTCACCTCAGCCCCACTGAAGCTATTTGGCTTAGCAAGCGATGGTACGAATGTTGTTGCGTTTAACCCCGATCGCCCCACGGATACCGTCAAACTAGGCATTACAGGCTTGACTGCCGGAGAAACGCTGAAGGCGATCGATTTCCAGACCTCGACCGGCGATTTGTTTGGTTTGAGCAGTGCCAACAAGCTCTACAAGATCGATGTTGCAACAGGGGCAGCCACCACAATGACGCTGCTCACCTCAACCACAACAACGGGTACGACTTCCACAACGACTACCACCAGCCCGCTAACCCTCACAGGAACAGTCACTGGATTTGACTTCGACCCGAGCAGCGGCAAGATTCGCGTTGTCACAGATGCCGATGAAAACCGAACCTTAACCCCAGTAGCAGGCTCAACCAATACCTTCACTGTGGCGACAGACACAACCCTTGCCTATGCAACAGGTGATGTCAATGCCGCTCAGAATCCTAACGTAACGGCTTTAGCTTACAACAACAACTTCAGAAGTTCGACGTCTACAACACCCTATGGCATTGATACAACGCTAGACACACTCGTGCGCCTGGCTGAAGTTACCGCAGCCGTTGTGCCTGCCCCTGGTAATCTCACAACAGTCGGTGCGCTTGGCGTAGATTTTAGCGCCAGTGCTGGCTTTGATATCTTCACAGATAGCACTTTGAGCAACACTGCTTATGCGGTGTCCGGTTCTGACCTGTACAGCATCAATCTAACCAGCGGTGCAGCAACGAAGCTAGGAGCGGTCAGCGTCAGCGGCGCATCCACACCACTCGTTGGCATTGCCAGCCGGGTTTAG
- a CDS encoding tetratricopeptide repeat protein, which produces MNDRFFRPVGIATMSVALVFPVSLASSDRAIAPVVTEYQIAQCRTARTANPRGPEDSLIPYVVSLRNTAVSTDRPTLRWNPIAGVTEYRVSLLNGDRVLWTKTATTKEMPYPTDQPALQAGIDYRLVIEAGNGRSSQEEDSQTTFYLLSPSEAATFQATESLFANQPATEKTTLLKADLYAGARLYAEAIDLLEALVKQGTNSAIVYRELGDLYARSNLHIRAEPNYIKAASLAEGDLTEQARIQESLGELYVAIEQRGEAMKWFTQAKESYEKLGNLLKVNKLQEEVTSLS; this is translated from the coding sequence ATGAACGATCGTTTTTTCCGTCCGGTTGGAATTGCCACTATGAGCGTCGCCCTGGTCTTTCCCGTTTCGCTGGCTTCGTCCGATCGAGCCATTGCCCCTGTCGTTACGGAATATCAAATTGCCCAGTGCCGCACTGCCCGAACCGCCAATCCACGCGGGCCAGAAGATTCTCTCATTCCTTATGTTGTCAGCCTCCGCAATACAGCCGTCTCAACCGATCGCCCAACCTTGCGCTGGAACCCGATCGCAGGCGTTACTGAATACAGAGTCAGCTTACTGAATGGTGATAGGGTTCTCTGGACTAAAACGGCAACCACCAAGGAAATGCCTTACCCGACCGATCAGCCTGCCTTACAAGCCGGAATTGACTACAGGTTGGTGATTGAGGCTGGAAATGGTCGATCGTCTCAAGAGGAAGACAGCCAAACCACCTTTTACCTGCTCTCTCCTTCCGAAGCTGCAACCTTTCAAGCAACGGAGTCCCTCTTCGCCAACCAGCCCGCTACCGAAAAAACAACGCTGCTCAAAGCCGATCTCTATGCAGGTGCAAGGCTTTACGCCGAGGCGATCGACCTCCTCGAAGCGCTAGTCAAACAGGGCACGAATTCCGCGATTGTTTACCGAGAATTGGGTGATCTATATGCACGATCGAACCTCCATATCCGAGCCGAACCCAACTATATCAAGGCTGCATCACTCGCTGAAGGAGATTTAACCGAACAAGCCCGAATTCAAGAATCGCTGGGAGAACTGTATGTGGCGATCGAGCAACGGGGAGAAGCGATGAAGTGGTTTACGCAAGCAAAGGAGAGCTATGAAAAATTAGGAAATTTGCTGAAAGTGAACAAGCTGCAAGAAGAAGTGACAAGCCTATCGTAA
- a CDS encoding lysylphosphatidylglycerol synthase transmembrane domain-containing protein: MKRLISIVVSLLILGFIYWKIDFAGLISVFRNCDRFWMAISLGMVVPITMMTSWRLQQLMPSGTRLGFGEANQLILAASSLNMVLPSKMGDIAKAYFMRDRGHLSGALALSLVVFEKTCDMLSLLLWCAFGLLLYPQKDWLFGVMTLTVAIGLILGLALIGLPRFAQSFFDLMQSIAPKKMRAKLGKLSYSWQEMHRYFWQDKRQLFTITITSIFIWFLHLLQIWLFILALKAWTPFLVNLALSPLAILAGLMPLTFAGVGTRDAALILFYQPYFNAQTAAALGLLCTARYFLPAIGGLPFLGRYLSTVREMRGTQE, from the coding sequence ATGAAACGCCTTATTTCGATCGTTGTCAGCCTGCTGATTCTGGGATTCATCTACTGGAAAATCGACTTTGCTGGACTGATTTCAGTGTTCCGTAACTGCGATCGATTCTGGATGGCGATTAGTTTGGGAATGGTTGTGCCGATCACAATGATGACATCCTGGCGACTACAACAGTTGATGCCCTCCGGAACGCGGCTCGGATTTGGGGAAGCGAATCAATTAATTCTGGCAGCGAGTTCACTCAACATGGTTTTGCCTTCCAAAATGGGAGACATTGCCAAGGCATATTTCATGCGCGATCGAGGACATTTGTCGGGTGCGTTGGCTCTGTCGCTGGTGGTGTTTGAAAAAACCTGTGATATGTTGTCGCTGCTGCTGTGGTGCGCCTTTGGGCTATTACTTTACCCACAGAAAGATTGGCTGTTTGGCGTGATGACCCTAACGGTAGCGATCGGGCTAATCCTGGGTCTGGCGTTAATTGGATTACCGCGTTTCGCTCAGTCCTTTTTCGACTTGATGCAGTCGATCGCACCCAAAAAAATGCGGGCAAAGTTAGGAAAACTCAGCTATTCCTGGCAGGAAATGCACCGCTACTTTTGGCAGGATAAACGCCAATTATTCACGATTACGATTACATCTATTTTTATCTGGTTTCTGCATTTGCTGCAAATCTGGCTATTCATTCTGGCACTGAAAGCATGGACGCCATTTCTGGTGAATCTGGCACTTTCGCCTCTGGCAATTCTCGCCGGACTGATGCCTCTCACCTTTGCCGGGGTTGGCACTCGTGATGCAGCTCTCATTCTGTTTTATCAGCCCTATTTCAACGCTCAAACTGCGGCAGCACTTGGATTATTGTGCACAGCAAGATATTTTCTGCCAGCGATCGGCGGCTTACCTTTCTTAGGGCGCTATCTGTCAACCGTTCGAGAAATGCGCGGGACTCAAGAATGA
- a CDS encoding protein kinase, with translation MATSIELTPGTLLQNRYRVLQAIGSGGFSCVFEVETEGATKILKVLDASSFGYSQYQKAIDLFQREAEVLSQVNHPGIPQIEPEGYFVWKHDGQVALHCLAMEKIPGLTLQQWFQKHRSVLSQEQAIDWLRQLVDILAHLHQQQFFHRDIKPSNIMLRPDGQLVLIDFGAVREVTVTYLVKQQQQETGTAIVSAGYTPPEQAEGQAVPQSDFFALGRTFVYLLTGKDPYELPKDPQTGRLCWHDHAPPLLPTLATLIDQMMAPVVGQRPVSCEAIEQTLKRIERQLLLQHWLPFLASLGQLRKHPWLARGWLRPTRFKAMLVMSLLFAGFNVWNDRISISDQFNNWGLDAVQSKQFDAAWWYYQSALLFNSQNFETIYNLGDLYESRQQFDNARVAYLTAIKGGKAEAYNNLARLYIQSKPFKREVISLLKEGLQKAQDGRDRYALYKNLGWAYLQLNQYQEAQQALQTAIALNPNKGAAYCLMAQVHEATNSKAAMLAAWQQCLDHADRNNTDEQIWIARAHQFLQSSEVQP, from the coding sequence ATGGCTACCTCAATCGAACTCACACCAGGAACCTTGCTACAAAATCGCTATCGAGTTCTACAAGCCATTGGCAGCGGTGGGTTTAGTTGTGTCTTTGAAGTGGAAACAGAGGGCGCAACCAAGATCCTCAAGGTTTTAGATGCTAGTTCTTTTGGTTATTCGCAATATCAAAAAGCGATCGATCTATTCCAACGTGAGGCAGAGGTGCTGAGCCAGGTCAACCATCCGGGCATTCCCCAGATTGAGCCAGAAGGCTATTTTGTCTGGAAGCATGATGGTCAGGTGGCGCTGCATTGTCTGGCAATGGAAAAAATTCCGGGCTTGACGCTACAGCAGTGGTTTCAGAAGCACCGTTCGGTCTTATCTCAGGAGCAGGCGATCGATTGGTTGCGGCAGTTAGTCGATATTTTGGCGCATTTGCATCAACAGCAGTTTTTTCATCGCGATATTAAGCCCTCAAATATTATGCTTCGCCCCGACGGGCAGCTTGTATTAATTGACTTCGGCGCAGTTCGAGAAGTTACCGTTACTTATCTGGTCAAGCAACAGCAGCAGGAAACGGGAACGGCGATCGTTTCAGCAGGCTATACACCCCCTGAACAGGCAGAAGGTCAGGCAGTGCCTCAGTCTGACTTTTTTGCGCTCGGACGCACCTTTGTCTATCTCCTCACGGGCAAAGATCCCTACGAGTTGCCCAAAGATCCACAAACCGGGCGGCTCTGCTGGCATGACCATGCTCCTCCCCTATTGCCAACGCTGGCAACGTTAATCGACCAAATGATGGCTCCGGTTGTGGGTCAACGTCCTGTTTCTTGTGAGGCGATCGAACAAACCCTGAAGCGAATTGAACGACAGTTGTTGCTCCAACACTGGCTCCCGTTTCTTGCTTCACTGGGACAGCTTCGCAAACATCCCTGGCTTGCTCGCGGTTGGCTGCGCCCGACTCGATTTAAAGCAATGCTGGTGATGTCTTTGCTTTTTGCAGGTTTTAATGTTTGGAACGATCGAATTAGTATTTCAGATCAGTTCAATAATTGGGGTTTAGATGCTGTTCAATCAAAACAGTTTGATGCTGCCTGGTGGTACTATCAATCGGCTCTACTCTTCAACTCACAAAACTTCGAGACGATTTATAACCTGGGCGATCTTTACGAATCACGACAACAGTTTGACAATGCACGAGTTGCATATTTGACTGCTATTAAAGGAGGGAAAGCAGAAGCTTATAACAACCTGGCGCGGCTGTATATACAGAGCAAACCGTTTAAGCGTGAAGTGATTTCTTTACTCAAAGAAGGGTTACAAAAAGCGCAAGATGGGCGCGATCGATATGCACTGTACAAAAATCTGGGATGGGCGTATTTGCAATTGAATCAATACCAGGAGGCACAACAGGCCTTACAAACCGCAATTGCCCTCAATCCAAATAAAGGGGCAGCCTACTGTCTAATGGCTCAGGTGCATGAGGCAACAAACAGTAAAGCGGCAATGCTGGCAGCCTGGCAACAATGTCTGGATCATGCTGATCGCAACAACACCGATGAGCAAATCTGGATAGCGCGTGCCCACCAATTTTTGCAGTCTTCTGAGGTGCAGCCATGA
- a CDS encoding CHAT domain-containing protein encodes MVYRYKILVASIVVGVISSHLCIKNLAWAVESKQQIQEVQNIQQEEADQLYENGETYSNQGEFASAIDLYQEALTLYRTIGDVSGETNALYGIGHAYHGQGNYEKAIEVFQETLSLARRTNNSYRTWRTLVSIGAVYGRIGQFAQAVASNQEALSIVQRSGRPQDEQRVLTGSALTYTYLGEYEQAISLYQRALQLNHQIHTASSEDRAFQQRSESIILHNMGWAYELMQQLPLALENYQMSLEIDQELGDQSGQADSLNAIGFTQYKMGKLDDALLTLKQSLDLSQDLNDRDSLAYTLTSIGRVYAALKKTDEAWSAYQQALFILAGLNNLPEQRNVLSHLGDLLVQQNQPQLAILFYKRSVNVTESIRQDIRGLPIEQQQSYTNTIADTYRRLADLLLQQNRVLEAQQVLDLLKVQEIQDYLRRGVRGNEQTAQGVDLLAPERQISENYDALVQRAIESGRRLIELEAIPAENRTPEQQQEVLQLRQTQGQIKSAFNDFLAQPDVLSAIQQLQIPGVQAIDPSDLSAIQDKLYNLKQDVVLIYPLVLPDRLELVVMSPHSVPIHRSVAVTQIELNHAISDFLTALKDPTSDVKPSAQRLYNWLIKPIESELAQANAKTILYAPDRQLRYIPLAALHDGHQWLIERFRVNYITAVSLFNLDTRPQTQPHIIAGAFAEGRYNVQRGDYYNVFNGLPFARTEVQAIGALFPNTRELVDRAFTREATLPVMNDYNIVHLATHATFSTGAPEDSFIVFGDGNTVSLRDVGALTLRNVDMIVLSACQTAVSSLALGDGKEILGFGYQIQQSGARAAIASLWSVDDGGTEALMRQFYTQLRQPNLTKAAALQQAQIALIHGASTPEVQAHLTDLGEQPLNLIHPHYWSPFILIGNGL; translated from the coding sequence ATGGTCTACCGATATAAAATTCTTGTCGCTTCTATTGTTGTAGGCGTAATATCAAGTCACTTATGTATAAAAAATTTAGCTTGGGCAGTTGAATCAAAACAGCAAATTCAAGAAGTTCAAAACATCCAACAAGAAGAAGCAGATCAGCTATATGAAAACGGTGAAACCTACAGCAATCAAGGAGAATTTGCTTCTGCTATTGACCTATATCAAGAAGCTCTAACGCTCTATCGAACAATTGGTGATGTGTCAGGTGAGACTAATGCTTTATATGGTATTGGTCATGCATATCATGGACAAGGGAATTACGAAAAAGCAATAGAAGTTTTTCAAGAAACTTTATCACTTGCTAGAAGAACAAACAACTCTTATCGAACATGGCGCACTCTAGTTTCCATTGGAGCAGTTTATGGCAGGATTGGACAGTTTGCTCAAGCTGTAGCTTCTAATCAAGAAGCATTAAGTATTGTTCAACGATCAGGCCGTCCTCAAGATGAGCAGCGTGTGTTAACTGGTTCTGCACTTACTTATACCTACTTGGGTGAGTATGAGCAAGCGATTAGTCTTTACCAAAGAGCCTTACAACTGAATCACCAGATACATACTGCATCATCTGAAGATAGAGCATTTCAGCAGCGCAGCGAAAGTATCATTCTCCATAATATGGGCTGGGCTTATGAGCTAATGCAGCAGCTTCCACTTGCTCTTGAAAACTATCAAATGTCGCTAGAGATCGATCAAGAACTTGGCGATCAATCAGGTCAAGCAGATAGTTTGAATGCGATCGGTTTTACCCAATATAAAATGGGAAAGCTAGACGATGCTTTGTTAACGTTAAAACAATCTCTGGATCTTTCTCAAGACTTAAACGATCGAGATAGCTTAGCATATACTCTTACTAGCATTGGTCGGGTTTATGCAGCTCTAAAGAAAACCGATGAGGCTTGGAGTGCATATCAGCAAGCACTATTTATTCTGGCTGGTCTCAATAATCTTCCTGAACAACGAAATGTTTTGAGTCATTTAGGCGATCTCCTTGTCCAACAAAACCAACCCCAACTCGCCATTCTCTTCTACAAACGATCGGTCAATGTAACTGAATCCATCCGTCAAGATATTCGAGGATTGCCGATCGAACAGCAGCAGTCTTATACGAATACGATCGCTGATACTTATCGTAGATTGGCGGATTTGTTGCTGCAGCAGAATCGCGTGTTAGAAGCACAGCAGGTGTTGGATTTGCTGAAAGTGCAAGAGATTCAAGACTATTTGCGGCGAGGCGTGCGCGGTAATGAGCAGACTGCTCAGGGAGTTGATTTGCTGGCTCCCGAACGACAGATTTCAGAAAACTATGACGCACTGGTGCAACGAGCGATCGAGTCTGGTCGTAGACTCATTGAATTAGAAGCGATTCCTGCCGAGAACCGCACCCCAGAGCAGCAGCAAGAAGTTCTGCAACTGCGACAAACTCAAGGACAAATTAAATCAGCGTTCAATGACTTTTTAGCTCAGCCCGATGTTCTGTCTGCAATTCAGCAATTGCAAATTCCGGGCGTTCAAGCCATTGATCCAAGCGACCTTAGTGCCATACAAGACAAACTTTACAACCTCAAGCAAGATGTGGTGCTGATCTATCCGCTGGTTCTGCCCGATCGCCTGGAACTGGTGGTCATGTCGCCTCACTCTGTCCCAATTCATCGATCGGTTGCTGTCACTCAGATTGAACTGAATCACGCCATTTCTGACTTTCTGACCGCCCTCAAAGATCCCACCTCTGACGTTAAACCCTCAGCACAACGGCTCTACAACTGGCTAATTAAACCGATCGAGTCAGAATTAGCTCAAGCGAATGCCAAAACCATTCTCTATGCGCCCGATCGCCAATTGCGCTACATTCCTCTGGCTGCGCTGCACGACGGGCATCAATGGCTGATTGAACGATTTCGCGTGAACTACATTACGGCTGTTAGCCTCTTTAATCTGGATACTCGCCCCCAAACGCAACCTCATATCATTGCCGGAGCCTTTGCCGAAGGACGATACAACGTGCAGCGAGGCGATTACTATAACGTTTTTAATGGGCTTCCTTTCGCTAGAACAGAGGTACAAGCGATCGGTGCTCTCTTCCCCAATACCCGTGAACTCGTCGATCGGGCATTCACCAGAGAGGCAACCCTACCTGTAATGAATGACTATAACATCGTTCATTTAGCGACTCACGCGACGTTCTCTACAGGAGCACCAGAAGACTCATTTATTGTGTTTGGCGATGGTAATACGGTCAGCCTGCGGGATGTCGGCGCTTTGACTTTGCGCAACGTTGATATGATCGTGTTGAGTGCTTGCCAGACTGCCGTAAGTTCGCTGGCGTTGGGAGATGGTAAAGAAATTTTGGGGTTCGGCTATCAGATTCAGCAGTCTGGAGCAAGAGCGGCGATCGCTTCCCTCTGGTCAGTAGACGATGGCGGTACTGAGGCTTTAATGCGTCAGTTTTATACTCAGTTGAGACAGCCCAATCTCACGAAAGCAGCAGCCCTTCAGCAAGCACAAATTGCCCTGATTCATGGAGCATCTACGCCAGAAGTGCAAGCGCATCTGACAGATCTGGGAGAACAACCGCTGAATTTAATTCATCCACACTACTGGTCGCCTTTTATCTTGATTGGCAACGGTTTGTAA